One Merismopedia glauca CCAP 1448/3 genomic region harbors:
- a CDS encoding response regulator, whose protein sequence is MNPELDRSNKVSHLSILNNLSSSRSTGCLEIAYGSTKWNLFLKFGQLLSVDCSVQSLDQLIHRLRQLGCDVAAKAVNITAENSENLLAENLVRQEIDRLTMQGLLDSIQSSQISTEVTKEALESLLWLKEGHYKWNQEGLTPRLAAKNSESWLDLSKMIEYYQQRLQVWQKYITIVQSPHQRPYLTHHRFLEQPVSCGTLSPKAWTQIAQLMRGISLRDLARFLKQDELKIVQLLIPYIRENVICLREPSLPFKHLPLIPEPDLPQIPSLDEIRSLEPGFSKPISETKIYKIACIDDSPIILQEMERILGKNSKYTLTKIEDPIKASALIFRLKPDLILMDITMPDINGYKLCHLFRNSAAFEKTPIIMVTGNKGLIDKARARMVGATDYLTKPFTEAELLALVEKYLV, encoded by the coding sequence ATGAATCCAGAACTCGATCGTTCTAATAAAGTCAGCCATTTATCTATACTGAACAATTTATCTAGCTCTCGTAGTACTGGCTGCCTTGAAATTGCTTATGGTAGTACAAAATGGAATTTATTTCTTAAATTTGGACAACTATTGAGTGTAGACTGCTCAGTTCAATCATTGGATCAACTGATCCATCGGTTACGTCAACTCGGTTGTGATGTAGCAGCCAAAGCAGTTAACATCACTGCTGAAAATAGTGAAAATTTGTTAGCCGAGAATCTGGTACGACAGGAAATAGATCGGCTGACAATGCAGGGGTTGCTAGATTCCATTCAATCGAGCCAAATTTCTACAGAAGTAACCAAAGAAGCTTTAGAGTCTTTACTGTGGCTGAAAGAAGGTCATTATAAGTGGAATCAAGAAGGATTAACACCTAGATTAGCAGCTAAAAACTCTGAATCTTGGTTGGATTTATCAAAAATGATTGAATATTACCAACAACGCCTGCAAGTATGGCAAAAATACATCACTATTGTTCAGTCTCCACATCAACGTCCTTACTTAACCCATCATCGGTTTTTAGAACAACCAGTTTCCTGTGGAACTCTTTCGCCTAAAGCCTGGACTCAGATCGCTCAATTGATGCGAGGGATTAGTCTGCGGGATTTGGCACGCTTCCTCAAACAAGATGAATTGAAGATTGTCCAACTCTTAATTCCCTATATTCGCGAGAATGTAATTTGCTTGCGAGAGCCATCTTTGCCCTTCAAACATCTCCCCCTGATTCCCGAACCAGATCTGCCTCAAATCCCTTCTCTTGATGAAATTAGGTCCCTAGAGCCAGGTTTTAGCAAGCCGATAAGTGAAACCAAAATATATAAAATTGCCTGTATTGATGATAGTCCCATTATTTTGCAGGAAATGGAGCGTATTTTAGGCAAAAATAGCAAGTATACCCTTACAAAGATTGAAGATCCCATCAAAGCCTCTGCCCTGATTTTTCGGCTCAAACCAGATCTGATTTTAATGGATATCACCATGCCAGATATTAACGGCTATAAGCTGTGCCATTTATTCAGAAATAGTGCTGCCTTTGAAAAAACACCCATTATTATGGTGACAGGAAACAAGGGCTTGATTGACAAAGCTAGAGCTAGAATGGTTGGTGCTACAGATTATCTGACTAAGCCATTTACAGAGGCAGAGCTTTTAGCATTAGTAGAAAAATATTTAGTTTAA
- a CDS encoding response regulator, producing MSKILVVDDMQAELELICQYLTKAGYTTLTASNGEEALNKARENQPDAIVTDWMMPVMGGLELCRHLKKQPETANIPIVACTVKNRDVDRIWAIKQGVEVYLTKPYTAEQLVSAIEEVIG from the coding sequence ATGTCTAAAATTCTAGTCGTAGATGATATGCAAGCTGAATTAGAACTGATTTGTCAGTATCTAACTAAAGCCGGTTATACAACTCTTACTGCCTCCAATGGTGAAGAAGCACTTAATAAAGCTAGGGAAAATCAACCAGATGCGATTGTAACAGATTGGATGATGCCTGTAATGGGAGGATTAGAGCTATGTCGCCATCTGAAAAAACAACCAGAGACAGCTAATATTCCGATTGTGGCTTGTACTGTCAAGAATCGGGATGTGGATCGGATTTGGGCAATCAAGCAAGGAGTCGAGGTTTATCTGACTAAACCCTATACGGCTGAACAACTTGTCAGCGCTATTGAGGAAGTTATAGGGTAA
- a CDS encoding chemotaxis protein CheW, translating into MTANTTFSRLQQLLPELFQPVAVSGDRYLRFQLTPNLPALLSMERVQEALLVPASSISLLPNMPDFTIGMMNSRDRVFCVVDLAQLLGVAPPMMNQREYQVIVVHLPDWAIASSGGMGKLLGLAVSRVRGIARLSVEQLQSIVGEFPDSLTPYLKGCVFEGKERFLVMDTNAIVTSPLLSVNPAAKSTE; encoded by the coding sequence ATGACAGCCAATACTACTTTTTCAAGACTTCAGCAACTTTTACCCGAATTATTTCAACCAGTAGCAGTTTCTGGTGATCGCTATTTGCGTTTCCAACTTACCCCCAATCTTCCCGCGCTATTGTCGATGGAAAGGGTGCAAGAAGCTTTACTAGTACCCGCTAGCTCCATCTCGCTCCTGCCAAATATGCCAGATTTTACGATTGGCATGATGAATTCTCGCGATCGCGTTTTCTGTGTCGTTGATTTGGCTCAGTTGCTGGGAGTAGCCCCACCGATGATGAATCAACGGGAATATCAAGTAATTGTAGTGCATCTTCCAGATTGGGCGATCGCTTCTTCTGGTGGTATGGGTAAGTTGCTGGGGTTAGCGGTAAGTCGAGTGCGAGGAATTGCTCGGTTGTCAGTAGAGCAATTGCAATCTATTGTGGGAGAATTTCCCGATAGTTTGACTCCATACCTGAAAGGATGCGTATTTGAGGGCAAAGAACGATTTTTAGTCATGGATACCAATGCGATCGTGACTAGTCCATTGTTATCGGTTAATCCTGCTGCCAAGTCTACTGAGTAA
- a CDS encoding methyl-accepting chemotaxis protein, whose protein sequence is MNANNNSFLRDFNYIPKESNESLDKKLSGSGNTLRRRLLLMILPTVLVPLAVASAIGFNVTQKRVINRELRQIQESSQLTSEASSVFLEQAFKIPNLVANNPLMVDALRRSAQQAEAQKLPQQEIEKNEAQFKSTKLLQPNTVLNGYLENAVKEATLAEMFLTERNGFNVAFSNPTSDFVQSDEKWWQNAKSKGRFIGNPEFDDSAKAVVVAISQAIKDPTSGKFLGVIKTGVPATNLDENLATYLSSSLVGSKLVQTLDSSSGTTINTISAKGISQSQQEVVGGKTLIKASQLLDRFAKNPDLTLEQLRQQLEAEEGITNVVVERLKHEHGIEVQALLEYEDKIFSLTTIPLTEWVAIASIDAAEVSAPGLELLGIFSLTALVLGGAAIGIILLLSQQLSKPLGNLTKTAQQVADGNLDTQAELVGTIEVQSLAQTFNSLVNRVKNLLQDQKQQSDSLETAIFQLVNDVEGAMDGDLTVRANLNSMEMSTVADIFNAIIDNLRDIAVQVRESTGKVNTSLETNEESIRLLSEKAVTEALEIRNTLGSIKQMTQSIQTVATSADRASAIADRAYTNAQEGSAVMVQTVDSILNLRTTVGETAKKMKRLGESSQKISQVVALIEEIALKTNLLAINASVEASRAGEQGQGFTVVAEQVGALAEQSAAATREIAQIVAAIQAETQDVATVMELGTSQVVDSSRLVESTNQRLIQVLEESQKINELMRSISEATVSQSETAQTVTQLMQQVTEASDERSAFSSQMASSIQETSQVAKKLAEKVAQFQV, encoded by the coding sequence ATGAATGCTAATAACAATTCTTTTTTGCGCGATTTCAACTATATACCTAAAGAATCGAATGAGTCTTTAGACAAGAAATTATCTGGTAGCGGTAACACCCTCCGTCGTCGTCTGCTGTTGATGATTTTGCCAACAGTTCTAGTACCCTTAGCAGTAGCCAGTGCGATCGGGTTTAATGTCACCCAGAAACGAGTCATTAACCGAGAATTGAGACAGATTCAGGAGAGTTCGCAACTAACTAGCGAAGCATCCAGCGTGTTTCTAGAGCAGGCATTTAAAATTCCTAATTTAGTTGCCAATAACCCCTTAATGGTTGATGCTCTCCGCCGAAGTGCCCAACAAGCTGAAGCTCAAAAACTGCCCCAACAGGAGATTGAAAAAAACGAAGCTCAGTTTAAATCGACCAAATTACTGCAACCTAACACGGTACTAAATGGCTATCTAGAGAATGCAGTCAAAGAGGCAACTCTAGCTGAGATGTTCTTGACAGAACGCAATGGCTTCAACGTTGCCTTTAGTAACCCTACCTCAGACTTTGTGCAAAGTGATGAAAAATGGTGGCAAAATGCGAAATCCAAGGGTCGCTTCATTGGCAATCCAGAGTTTGATGATTCAGCCAAAGCTGTAGTTGTAGCTATATCCCAAGCCATCAAAGATCCAACTTCAGGTAAGTTTTTAGGGGTAATTAAAACTGGAGTGCCAGCAACTAATCTAGACGAAAATCTGGCTACATATTTATCTTCTAGCTTAGTTGGTTCTAAATTAGTGCAAACTCTTGATTCTAGCTCCGGCACAACCATTAATACTATCTCTGCCAAAGGTATTTCCCAATCACAGCAGGAAGTAGTGGGGGGCAAAACCTTGATTAAGGCATCACAATTACTAGATCGCTTTGCCAAAAACCCCGATCTCACTCTAGAGCAATTGCGTCAACAGCTAGAAGCAGAAGAGGGAATTACCAACGTTGTCGTCGAACGTTTAAAGCACGAACACGGTATTGAGGTTCAGGCATTACTAGAATATGAAGATAAAATTTTCAGTCTGACTACTATACCCCTAACTGAGTGGGTGGCGATCGCCTCTATCGATGCTGCCGAAGTATCTGCGCCAGGACTAGAATTATTGGGGATTTTTAGCTTGACTGCCTTAGTTTTAGGCGGTGCGGCGATCGGAATTATTCTCTTGCTGTCTCAACAATTATCAAAGCCGTTGGGCAATCTTACCAAAACGGCGCAACAGGTAGCAGATGGCAACTTAGACACCCAAGCAGAATTAGTAGGAACGATTGAAGTCCAAAGTCTTGCTCAAACTTTTAACTCCCTAGTCAATCGCGTCAAAAACCTACTACAAGACCAAAAGCAACAAAGTGACTCTCTAGAAACAGCTATTTTTCAACTAGTAAATGATGTTGAAGGTGCGATGGATGGAGATCTAACCGTGCGAGCTAACCTAAATTCAATGGAAATGAGTACGGTTGCGGATATCTTTAACGCCATTATCGATAATCTACGAGATATCGCCGTTCAGGTACGGGAATCTACCGGAAAAGTCAACACATCCCTCGAAACCAACGAAGAGTCCATTCGCTTATTATCAGAAAAAGCGGTGACAGAAGCCTTAGAAATTCGGAATACCCTCGGCTCGATCAAACAGATGACCCAATCGATTCAAACCGTTGCCACCAGCGCCGATCGCGCTTCGGCGATCGCAGATCGAGCCTATACCAATGCCCAGGAAGGTAGTGCAGTCATGGTACAAACGGTAGATAGTATCCTCAACCTGCGGACTACAGTGGGAGAAACCGCTAAGAAAATGAAACGCCTGGGGGAATCTTCCCAGAAAATTTCTCAAGTTGTTGCCCTAATTGAAGAAATTGCCCTCAAAACCAACCTTTTAGCCATTAACGCCAGTGTAGAAGCCAGCCGTGCTGGAGAACAGGGACAAGGCTTTACAGTAGTTGCCGAACAAGTAGGTGCGCTAGCCGAACAGTCAGCCGCAGCTACTCGCGAAATCGCCCAAATTGTCGCCGCAATTCAAGCCGAGACTCAAGATGTCGCCACTGTGATGGAACTCGGTACATCTCAGGTAGTTGATAGTAGCCGCTTGGTGGAAAGTACCAACCAACGTCTGATCCAAGTCCTAGAAGAGTCTCAAAAAATCAACGAGTTAATGCGCTCTATTTCAGAAGCTACTGTATCTCAGTCTGAAACCGCTCAAACCGTCACCCAACTCATGCAACAGGTAACGGAAGCTTCAGACGAACGTTCTGCATTCTCCAGCCAAATGGCTTCATCAATCCAAGAAACCTCTCAAGTGGCGAAAAAACTCGCCGAAAAAGTCGCCCAGTTCCAAGTTTAA